The Curtobacterium poinsettiae DNA segment CCGAGGGCGTCGTACCCGGTGGTGCCGTCGACCGGCCACGAGCTCGGCAGCTGCTCGCCGGGCTCGAGGATCTTCTCGACGAGGGTGTAGGCCCCGCCGGTCAGCTCCGCCAGGTCCTGCAGGTAGCCCGCCGGGTCGTACAGCCCGTCCGGGTGGTCGATGCGCAGGCCGTCGACGAGGCCGTCGCGGAACCAGCCGCCGATGACCCCGTGCGAGGCCGCGAACACCTCGGGCTCCTCGACCCGGATCGCCGCGAGGGTGTTCACCGCGAAGAACCGGCGGTAGTTCAGGTCGTGGTCGGCACGCTTCCAGTGCACGAACGCGTAGTGCTGGCGCTCGTGGACGGTCTCGACGGTGTCGCCGTCGTGCACCGTCCCGGGTGCGGTGGGGTAGGCGGTCTCGCCGACGCGGAGCACCGGACGCTCGGCGTCGGACGTGTCGAGCGTGACCGCGTCGAGCAGCCGGTCGTCGAGCACGGGGACGCGGAGCTTGCCGTCGCCGGCTTCCCAGTCCACGTCGAAGGCCCACGCCACGGGGGAGCCCTGCCCGAGTTCGAGCAGGGACCACCACCACGGGTTCGACTCGGGGGTCGCGACGCCGACGTGGTTCGGCACCACGTCGACGATGACCCCGAGGCCGACGGCGTGCGCGGCCTCGGCCACCGCCCGCATCGCCTGGTCACCGCCACGGTCGGTGTCGACCCGCGTGTGGTCGACCACGTCGTAGCCGTGGTTCGACCCGGACTCGGCCTGCAGCACCGGCGACAGGTACAGCCAGTCGGCCCCGAGGTCGTGCACGTAGTCGACCAGGTCGCGGGCGGCGTCGAGGTCGAAGTCGGCCGAGACCTGCAGCCGGTACGTCGACGAGGGGACGCGGTTCGCTGCGCCGGGCGTTCCGGCGGTCATCGGGCGGCTCCGCTCGGTGCGGTGGAACCGGCCGGGTTGGCCGGGGTGACGGCGTCCTGCGGGGCGACCGGTTCGGGGGCGCCGTCCTGCTCGGCGTCGACCGGGGTGCTCGTGACCTCGTGGTCGGGCTCGGCACGCAGGACGATCATCGACCGCGCGGGGACGTCGAGCGGGGTCCCCGCATCGAGCACCTCGTCGCGTGCGCCGGGGTCGGCGGTGTCGATCCGGACGGTCCAGCCGGGGGAGTACTCCTCTGGTGGGAGCGTGAAGGTCACGACGTCGTCGTGGGCGTTGAAGTACGTGATGAAACCGACGTCGGTGACGCGCTCACCACGGGCGTCGCGCCCGCGGATGCCCTCGCCGTTCAGGTACATGCCGACACTCTTGCCGAAGCCGGAGTCCCAGTCCTCGGGGTCCATCGCGTCGCCCGAGGGGGTCAGCCACACCACGTCGGGCAGCGGCTCGCCCTCGCCACGACGGACCGGACGGCCGTTGAAGTACCTGGTCCGGCGGAACGTGGGGTGGTCGTGCCGGAGCTTCACCACGTCGGCGGTGAACTGGATGAGGTCCTCGTCCGCACTGTCCCAGTCGATCCAGCTGAGCTCGGAGTCCTGCGCGTAGACGTTGTTGTTGCCGGACTGCGACCGGCCGAGCTCGTCGCCGTGCGCGATCATCGGCACGCCCTGGCTCAGGAGCAGGGTGGCCAGGAAGTTCCGGCGACGCTGCAGCCGCAGGGCGTTCACGGCCTCGTCGTCGGTCGGGCCCTCGGCGCCGGAGTTCCACGACCGGTTGTGGCTCTCACCGTCGTTGTTGTCCTCGCCGTTGGCCTCGTTGTGCTTCTCGTTGTAGGCCACCAGGTCGTACAGCGTGAAGCCGTCGTGCGCGGTGATGAAGTTGATGCTCGCCTTGGGCGTGCGGCCGTCGTGCTCGTACAGGTCCGCCGAGCCGGAGATCCGCGAGGCGAACTCGCCGAGCGTCGACGACTCACCGCGCCAGAAGTCGCGGACGGTGTCGCGGTACTTGCCGTTCCACTCGGACCACTGGGGCGGGAAGTTGCCGACCTGGTACCCACCGGGGCCGACGTCCCACGGCTCGGCGATCAGCTTGACCTGCGACACGATCGGGTCCTGCTGCACCAGTTCGAAGAAGGCCGACAGCCGGTCGACTTCGTAGAACTCGCGGGCCAGTGCCGACGCGAGGTCGAAGCGGAACCCGTCGACGTGCATCTCCGTCACCCAGTAGCGGAGCGAGTCGAGGATGAGCTGCAGCGAGTGCGGGTGCCCGACGTTGAGCGAGTTCCCCGTGCCCGTGTAGTCCATGTAGAACTTCTTGTCGTCGTCGACCAGGCGGTAGTAGGCCGCGTTGTCGATGCCGCGGAACGACAGCGTCGGGCCGAGGTGGTTGCCCTCGGCGGTGTGGTTGTAGACGACGTCGAGGACGACCTCGATGCCGGCGCGGTGCAGCTCGCGCACCATCGTCTTGAACTCCTGGACCTGCTGGCCCTGGTCGCCCGACGACGAGTACGCCGAGTGCGGCGCGAAGAAGCCGATGGTGTTGTAGCCCCAGTAGTTCGACAGCCCCTTGTCCTGCAGGGTCGAGTCGTTCACGAACTGGTGCACCGGCATGAGCTCGAGCGTGGTGACGCCGAGACGCTGCAGGTGCTCGATGACCGCCGGGTGGGAGACGCCGGCGTACGTTCCGCGCTGCTCTTCCGGCACGTCGGGGTGGGTCTCGGTGAGTCCCTTGACGTGCGCTTCGTAGATGACGGTCTCGCCGTACGGCGTGCGCGGCGGGCGATCCCCCTGCCAGTCGAAGAAGGGGTTGATCACGACGCCCTTCATCATGTGCGACGCGGAGTCCTCGTCGTTGGTCGAGTCCGGGTCGCCGAACGTGTACGAGAAGAGCGACTGGTCCCAGTCGATCTCGCCGCTCGTCGCCTTGGCGTACGGGTCGAGCAGGAGCTTCGACGGGTTGCAGCGTGCGCCGGAGTCCGGGTCGTACGGGCCGTGCACGCGGAAGCCGTACTCCTGCCCGGGGCCGATGTTGGGGAGGTACGCGTGCCAGACGTAGGCGTCCACCTCGAGCAGGCGGACGCATTCTTCGTTGCCGTCGGAATCGAACAGACAGAGTTCGACGCGCTCGGCGACCTCGGAGAACAGCGCGAAGTTCGTGCCGCTCCCGTCGTAGGTCGCCCCGAGCGGGTACGGGTTTCCGGGCCAGGTGTGCAAACGGTCCTCCAGGTGTGGGTCCGGCCAACATATCGGCGGCGCTCGTCCGCGTCCGCAGACAAGCCCCAGCTGTGGATGCCAGCTGTGCCCCGCGGCCTGTGGAGGAACGGACGAGTAGCGTCGCGCGCATGGCCAACATCGTCTCGAAGATCGCAGACCAGGTCCGCCCGCTCGGGGTCTCCACGAACTACGGAGAACCCGTCGAGGTCGGCGACCAGACCCTGATCCCCGTGTCCGTCAGCTGGTTCGGCTTCGGCGGCGGCGGGGGCGACGACGAGAACGGCGGTGGTGGTGGTGGCGGTGCGTCGGCCCCGGTCGGCGCCTACGTCCGTCGCCCGGGCAAGGACCTGGTGTTCGAACCGAACCCGATCTCGCTGATCGTCGTGGCCATCCCCTTCGTGTGGGTGGCCGGGCGTGTCCTCCGCAAACTGGTGCGCGCGCTCAAGAAGTGACCCCCTGACGCAACGGGAGGCCCGTGGCGACGCCGCCACGGGCCTCCCGTCCGTCACGCGGTCGCGACCGCGTCTAGACTGCTGGCACACACACGGGAGTCCGGGACCGCCGGGCTGAGAGGGAGCGATCGGCGCTCCGACCGTCGAACCTGATCCGGATCATGCCGGCGCAGGGAGGAGTCAGCAGCATGCCTTCAGGCACGTCCACAACCGTCACCACCGCTCCGCGGCGATCGCTGCGTTGGCGGGTCGTCGACATCGTCGTCGCGAGTGTCCTCGCGGTGGCCCTCGGGGTCGTCTTCCGGCTCTGGGAGTTCGGCTACGAACCCATCAGCGCCGTCATGGACCTCGTGCTCCCCGGCACGAAGGCCCTGTTCGGCGGGGTCTGGCTGCTCGCCGGCCCGATCGTCGCGATCGTCGTCCGCAAGCCCGGCGCCGCGCTCTACGGCGAGATGGTCGCCGCCTCGGTCGAGGCGTTGTTCGGCACCCAGTGGGGATGGCTCACGCTCGAGGCCGGGCTCGTCCAGGGCCTCGGCGCGGAGATCGTCCTCGCGTTGTTCCTGTACCGCGTCTACCGCCTGCCGGTCGTCGTGCTCGCCGGTGCCGCGGCCGGACTCGCGCTCGGCATCAACGACACCGTCCTCTGGTACCCGGGGCTCGACGTCGCCTTCAAGGTCGTCTACGTCGTCTGCGCGATCATCTCCGGCGCCGTGATCGCGGGGGCGGGTTCGTGGCTCATCGTCCGGGCACTCGCCCGCACCGGGGTGCTGTCGTCCTTTGCGGCCGGCCGCGAGCACAGCCGTCGCGAACCCCGCGCCCTGGTGTGACCGTGCCCGCTCCGTCGGCGACGTCCCCTTCCACCGGCGGCGACGCCGGCGCAGGTGCCGGCGTCCGCGGGGCACGCATCGTGTTCCGTGGCTGGGGCTGGCGGTACCCGGAGCGGGACGCCTGGGCCGTCCGCGACGTCGACCTGACCGTCGAGCCGGGGGAGCGGGTCGCCGTCGTCGGCCCGTCCGGGGCAGGCAAGTCGACGCTCCTGCGAGCGGTCGCGGGCGTGCTGCCCGACGAGCCCGATGCCACCGACGACACCGCTGCTTCGGTGCAGGGAGCACTCCTGGTCGACGAGGCCGACCCCCGCGCGGTCCGCGGGCGAGTCGGTCTCGTCATGCAGGACCCCGAGGCGCACACCGTGATGTCCCGCGTCGGCGACGACGTGGCCTTCGGCTGCGAGAACGCCGGCGTCTCCCGCGACGAGACCTGGGCCCGGGTGCGGACGGCGCTCGACGTCGTCGGCCTCGACCTGCCGCTCGACCGCTCCACCGCGCAGCTGTCCGGCGGGCAGCGGCAGCGGTTGGCGCTCGCGGGCGTGCTCGCGATGCGGCCGGGTGCGCTCGTGCTTGACGAACCCTGCGCGAACCTCGACCCGGACGGCGTGGCGCAGGTGCACGACGCCGTCCGGGCACTGCTCGACGAGACCGGGGCGACGCTGCTCGTGGTGGAGCACCGGATCGGCACCTGGCTGGACCTGGTCGATCGGCTCGTGCTGCTCGAACCGGGCGGCGGCGTGGTCGCGGACGGTCCGCCGGCCCGGGTGCTGGTGGACCACGGCGAGGCGCTCACGGCGGCCGGGGTCTGGGTGCCGGGCGCCGAGCCGGCGCGCGGTTCGGCGCGGGGGCGGCGGCGTGCGAGCGGGCGAGCGGGCGAAGTACCCGGGGCGTCCGGTGGGGCGACCGCGGCATTCCGCCCGCTCGGCGAGGGGGTGCTCGGCGAGGGGGTGCTCGACGAGGGGACGGCGGTACTGCTCGAAGCCCGGGGGCTCGGCACGGCACGGGGGAAGCGAGCGGTGGGGAACGGCATCGACCTCGGGCTCCGGGCCGGGCAGGTCCTCGCCGTCACCGGACCGAACGGCGTCGGCAAGTCGACGCTCGGGCTGACCCTCGCGGGCTTGCTCCCACCGGCAGCCGGTCAGCTCCGCGCCACGGACACCCTCGCCGACGGCATCGGCGCCGCACCGCACGCCTGGACGAGCCGCGAACTCGCCGCCCGGATCGGCACGGTGTTCCAGGACCCGGAGCACCAGTTCGTCGCCCGCTCCGTCCGCGAGGAGGTCGAGGCAGGCCCCCGCGCCCTCGGAGCCGCGGACGCCGCCGAACGAGCCATCCTTCTGCTCGACGAGTTCGGGCTCGCACGCCTGGCCGACGCCAACCCCTTCACCCTGTCCGGGGGCGAACAACGACGACTCGCGATCGCCGCGGTCATCGCGGCCCGGCCGCCGGTCGTCGTGCTCGACGAACCGACCTCCGGGCAGGATCGTGCCACGTGGCAGGCCGTCGTCGGTCGGCTCGGGGCCCTGGCCGACGCCGGCACCGCGGTGGTGGCGGTCACCCACGACCGCGATCTCGTCCGGGCACTCGATGCCGACGAGGTCGTGCTCGGGCCGGACGGTGTCCGGACCGTCGGGCGCGACCAGGGGCCGTCGGTCGCGACCATCCCGGAGACGGGGCCGACGGTCGGGATCCGCCCCGGGCCTCCAGACCGGACCGACACGGCCGCCCGGACCGCCGGGACCGCCGAGACCGCCCGGACCGCCGGGACCGCCGGGACTGACGCGACCGCCGGGACGAACGCGACCCACCGGACGAACCCCGTGCGACGACCGCTGCCGGTCCGCGCGCCCGGCATCCCCGGCGTCCAGCCGGTCGCGTCGCTGATCGGTGTGCTCGCCCTCGGCGTCTGCCTGGTGCTCAGCCTCGACGTCGTCTCCGCCGCCGTCGCCCTGGCGCTCGAACTCGCGCTCCTGCCGCTCCTGCGCCTGCCGGTCCGGACCCTGCTGCTCCGACTCGCACCGGTGCTCGTCGCGGTGCCGCTGACGGCGGTGAGCATCGCGCTGTACGGCAGGCCCTCCGGGCGGGAGTGGTTCGACCTCGGGTTCGCGCACGTCACCGACGGTTCGTTGACGCTCGCGTCGGCGACCGCGCTCCGGGTCCTCGCGGTGGGGGTGCCGGCCATCGCGCTCTTCGTGCGGATCGACCCGACCGACCTGGCCGACGGGCTCGCGCAGGTCCTCCGGCTGCCCGCGCGCTTCGTGCTCGGGGCGCTCGCGGCCGTCCGGATGATGACGCTGCTCGTCGACGACTGGCGACAGCTCGCGATGGCGCGGCGCGCCCGAGGACTGGCCGACTCCGGGCGGCTGCGACGCGGGGCGACCATGGCGTTCGCGCTGCTCGTGCTCGCGTTGCGTCGGGCGACGACGTTGGCGGTGGCGATGGAGTCACGGGGGTTCGGTGCTCCCGGGCGGCGCACCTGGGCGCGGGTCGCACGGTTCGCCGGGCCGGAGTGGGCGATGGTGGCGGCGCTGGTCGGCATCGGCGTGGTGTCGATCACGGTCGCGGTGAGCGTGGGGACGTGGCGTGCCTGACACGGAAAGCGCGGACGGGACGACGGCCGGCGGGCGCGCGACGGGCGGCGAACACGCGACAAGCGGCGGGCGCGCAACGGGCGCGACCGCCGCTGACCTCGCCCCCGGCCTGGCCGCTGCTGCTGCCGGTGTCGCCACTGCCACGGGTCGGCGTGCCGTCGTGCTCGTCGACGGCCGGTCCGGCACGGGCAAGACCACCCTCGGAGCACAGGTCGCGGAGTTGCTCGGCGCGCAGCTCGTGCACCTGGACGACCTGTACCCGGGGTGGGACGGCCTGCGTGCGGCTGCCGATGCCGTGGTGACCGACGTCCTCGGAACGCCGAGTGGGTACCGACGCTGGGACTGGGCGGCCGATGCACCCGCGGACCGGGCGTCGGTGGACCCCGACCTGCCGATCGTGGTCGAGGGGTGCGGGGCGTTGTCCCGGGCGTCGGCACCGCTGGCGTCCCTGCGGGTGTGGCTCGAGGCCGATGACGCCGTGCGGTGGGACCGGGCGATCGGCCGCGACGGTGCGGTCTTCGCGCGCGAGTGGGACCGCTGGGCCGCGCAGGAGCAGGCCTTCATCGCCGCCGAGGACCCGGCCGCCCTCGCCGACGTGGTCCTGCGGACGTAGGGCGCCGCAGCACCGCGGCCGGCGGCGAGCATCGAGGTTTCGCGCTCGGCGACACCTCACGGGCTCCGGACGGCGAGAGCTGTCGCTCAGCGCGGAACGTCAGCCCGCCGCGCCCGCGCCTGTGCCCGCCCGCGCCCCCGCGCTCGTGCCCGTGCTCGCCTCCCGCCGCGCCACTGCCCGCGGATCCACCGCGAACACCGCCGCCACGATCGTCAGCACGGCGTACACCCCGAGGTACCCGCACAGGATCCACGGCGAGCCACCCCCGAGCTGCACGAACACCGCGGCCAGCAGCGGCGTCAGCCCCACCGAGAAGATCGACCCGATCTGGTACCCGAGCGACATCCCCGAGTACCGCCGCCCGGTCGGGAACTGCTCCGCGAACCACGCCGCCTGCGGCCCGTAGATGCTGTCGTGGAAGACGCACATCCCGATCAGCGCCACGAGCGGCAGCAGCACGAGCGGACCGGCGTCGAGGAACGCGAAGAACGGCCAGATGAGCACCGCGATGCCCGCCGCCGACCAGATCGTGAGCACCCGCCGCCCGACCCGGTCGGACAGCCACCCCCAGAACGGCGTCGACACGAGCGACACCGCCGAGATCACGAGCACGGCCTGCAGCCCCGCGTCCGAGCCCGCCGGCCCGCGCACGTTGCCGAGGTAGGTCAGCGAGTACGTCGTCAGGATCGAGTAGAGCGCCGGCTGCACGAGGCGCAGGCCCGCCGTCACCAGGATCGACCGCGGATGCTGCCGGATCGCCTGCCACACCGGGAACCGCTCGACCCCACCCGCGGCGCGCAGCTCCTGGAACACCGGGGCGTCCTGCACGCCGAGCCGGATGACGAGCCCGACCGCCACGATCACCGCCGAGAACAGGAACGGCAGCCGCCAGCCCCAGGCCAGGAACGCCTCGGTGCCGAGCGTCGACCGCACGAGCGTGAAGACCCCGGTCGCCAGGAGCATCCCACCGGCCGACCCCATCTGCGTGAACGCCCCGAACAGCCCCCGGTGCCGTTCCGGTGCGTGCTCGACGGACAGCAGCGCCGAGCCGCCCCACTCCGCACCGGCCGCGACGCCCTGCAGCAGCCGCAGGAACACGAGCGCCACGACGGCACCGACCCCGATGGTCGCGGCGGACGGGATCACCCCGATCAGTGTGGAGGCGATGCCCATCAGCACCAGCGACGCGACGAGCAGCTTCTTCCGCCCGATCCGGTCACCCAGGTGGCCGGCGATCACGCCGCCGAGAGGCCGCGCCACGAACCCGACGCCGTAGGTCGCGAACGACGCGATGACCCCGACGGCCGGCGTCACCGACGGGAAGAACGTCGGTGCGAACACCAGCGCCGAGGCCGTCGCGTAGAGGTAGAAGTCGTAGTACTCGACGGTCGTGCCGACGAACGACGCGAGGGCGACCCGACGACGGGTCGCGGTGGTCGACGGTGCGGCGGGACGGCCTGGAGGCGCGGTGACGGTGGTCTGGCTCGGCATGCCTCAGGAGCATGGTCGCGTCCAGGGCCGCGGGGAACACCGCGCGTAACGGGAGGTCACGTCGCTGTCGTCGGGCGGTGCCCGCCGACCACGATGGGACGCATGAGCGATGCACCGAACCGCCCGCTGCGCTTCGCGGCCTTCGTCATGAACACGACGTCGCACATCCAGCACGGCCTGTGGCGCCACCCCGACGCCCGGCAGGCGGACTTCGACGACGTGACGCTGTGGACCGACCTGGCGAGGACCCTCGAGCGCGGCAAGTTCGACGCGATGTTCTTCGCCGACGTCGTCGGGACCTACGGCCCCGGTCGCGGCGACTACTCGACCAACCTGCGCGAGGGGCTGCAGATCCCCTCGAACGACCCCTCCGTGCTGCTCTCCGCGCTCGCCGTGTCGACCGAGCACCTCGGGCTCGCGTTCACCTCGAGCGTCATCCAGGCGCACCCGTTCGACTTCGCCCGCAAGGTCTCAACGCTCGACCACATCACCCGGGGCCGTATCGGCTGGAACGTCGTCACGAGCGCCCTCGACAGCGCCGCCCGGAACTTCGGCGCCGACCGGCTCGAGGAGCACGATGAGCGCTACGTCTGGGCCGAGGAGTACCTCGAGGTCTGCGCGAAGCTCTGGGAGGGCTCGTGGGAGGACGGCGCCGTGCTGAAGGACCCCGTCCACGGCTACGCCGACCCCGACAAGGTGCACCGCATCGACCACCACGGCACGCGCTACGACGTGCAGGGCCCGCACCTGTCGGCTCCGTCGCCGCAGCGGACGCCGGTGCTGTTCCAGGCTGGGTCGTCGCCGGCCGGCCGTGCCTTCGCCGCGCGGAACGCCGAGGCCCAGTTCATCCTGACCTCGAACCGGGACGCCACCGAACAGCTCATCCGCGAGACCCGCGACCTCGCTTCGACAGCGGGGCGCCGACGGGAGGACATCGCGTTCTTCCTCGGCCTGACCTTCGTCACCGGCTCCACCGAGGCCGAGGCGAAGGCCAAGGAAGCGGAGATCGACGAGTACCTGGCCGCCGACGGGTTCCTGGTGCACTCGAACCTCGGCTTCGACCCGGACACCGGCGAACCCCTCGACCCGGACACCCCCCTGTCCGAGGTCCGCACCCACGCCGGGCAGTCGCACCTGCAGTGGCTCCGCGAGGCCGCCGGCGACCGCGAGCCGACCATCGCCGACCTGGCTCGCCTGTCCGCCAAGCTCCGCGCCCGGGTCGTCGGCACGCCGGAGCAGATCGCCGACGAGCTCGCCGACTGGCAGCGGGTGGGTGTCGATGGCGTCAACGTCATCAACTGGACGCTGCCCGGCTCGTACGAGGAGTTCGTCGACCACATCGCGCCGACCCTGCAGGAGCGCGGGCTGATGCAGTCCGAGTACCGCGAGGGCACCCTGCGCGAGAAGCTCTTCGGCCACGCGCAGCTGCCGGACTCGCACCCGGCCAGGCAGTGGCGCGGAGCGTTCACCGGCGGCGCGAGCGGCGTCGCGGACGCGGCACGTGGCGTGGAGGTGACCGCGTGACGGCGGCGACGACGACCGACGGGCGCAGGACGGGCCTCCCGGCCGACCGCCTGACCACCCTGCGGGCGCGCTTCGCACCGCTGTTCGCGGCCATCCGCGACGGCGCGGTCGCGCGCGAGCTCGCATCCGGGACGCCGGGAGACCGGCCGCTACCGCACGACGAGGTCCGCGCGCTCGCCGACGCGGGGTTCGGGCGGCTGCGTGTGCCGGAGGACCGCGGCGGCTTCGGGGTGACCCTCGTCGAACTCGCGCACCTGGTGGCGGACCTGGCCGCCGCGGACTCGAACATCGCCCACCTGTGGCGCGGGCACTTCGGGTACACGGAGCTCGTGCTGCTGCGGCCGGACTCGGCCGGGCGGGACGAGTGGCTCCAGCGCATCGTCGACGGGGCGGTCATCGGGAACGCGACCTCGGAGCGGACCGGCACGACGCTCGCCGACATCTCGACGACGGTCACACCGGCTGGCGATGCCCTCCGTCTCGACGGGCGGAAGTTCTACTCGACCGGCACGCTCTACGCGGACTGGATCTACCTGGCGGCGGATCGCGACGGGGAGCGCGTGACGTTCGCCGTCGACGCCACCGCGCCGGGGGTCAGGAGCATCGACGACTGGGACGGTTTCGGGCAGCGGTTGACCGCGTCGGGCACCACCGTGTTCGAGGGGGTGGCGGTCGACCCGTCGGTGGTGTCGGCGTACCGGGACGCTCCGCTGTCGCACATCCAGGCCTTCTACCAGCTGTACCTGCTGGCCGTCCTCGCCGGGATCGGGCAGGCGGTGTCCGACGACGCCGTGGCCTTCGTGCGACCACGGACCCGCACGTACATCCACGCCAACGCGGCCGTGCCGGGGGAGGACCCGCAGGTGCTCGCGGTGCTCGGGCGGCTGTCGGCCGGGGCGTTCACCGCCCGGTCACTCGTCGCCGCCGCCGCTGGGCTGCTCGACGGGGTCGTCGCGACGAACGAGCCCGGGGTCGGTGTCGACCGCGTGCTGCTCGACGCGGCCGAGAACGCCGTGTACCAGGCGCAGGTCGAGGTCGGGCCGCGGGTGCTGCGGTCGGCGTCCGAGCTGTTCGAGGTCGGCGGGGCGTCCGCGGCCGACCGGACGCGTGCGCTGGACCGGCACTGGCGGAACGCGCGGGTGGTGGCGTCGCACAACCCGGCCGTCTACAAGGAACGGATGGTGGGGGAGTACGCGCTGCACGGGCGGGGGCCGGTGGGCGCGTGGGAGAAGTACCACGAGGTGGGGCCCACGCGGTTCTGAGGTGCGGTGCGGTGCGGTGCGCGGGCGAGTCGCTGGGCCGCTATGCCCAGCCGAGCTCGTGCAGCCGCTCGTCGTCGATGCCGTAGAAGTGTCCGATCTCGTGCACGAGCGTCGTGTGCACCTCGTCCTTGAGCTCCTCGAGGGTGTCGCACTCGGCCAGGTGCTGCTTCCGGAACACCACGATGCGGTCGGGCAGTTCGCCGAAGCCGTACTGCCCGCGCTCGGTGGCCGCGATGCCGTCGTACACGCCGAAGAGCTCTTCGCCGTTCTCCGGTTCGTCCTCGACGACGAACACCACGTTGTCGAGCCCGTCGACCATCTCGTCAGGCAGCAGGTCGAGTTCGTCGGTCACGAGCTGCTCGAAGTCGTCGGCGGACATCTCCATCACGAGGGGATCGTCCCACACCGCGCTGACCACCCGCGGTACGACGAAGGCCCCGATCCAACGGACCGGGGCCTTCGTCTGTTCTAGAACACTGGGGTGAATAACGGGTCTCGAACCCGCGACCTCCTAGACCACAACCAGGCGCTCTACCAACTGAGCTATATCCACCATGTTCGAACCGGCGGACCGGCGCGACCACTCAATAGTAGTACATGCGGGACGGGGTGCGGACCACCCGTGTCGCTACTCGGCCGCGGGCTGCGCCAGCCGTGACTCCCACTTCGCCACGACGTCGGCCTGCACGGCACGCACGTCGTCCGTGCTCGGGCCGGGCTCGGCGACGAAGCCGGCGCGGCGGTAGTACTCGAGCTCCGGATCGACTCGAGGATGTCCGCGAGGGCCCGGTGTCCACCGTGCTTCTCCGGCGCGTTGAAGTACACGCGCGGGAACCAGCGGCGGCACAGCTCCTTGATGCTCGACACGTCGACGCTGCGGTAGTGCAGGTGCCCGTCGACCCGCGGCATGTACTTCGACAGGAACGCTCGGTCGGTGCCGATCGTGTTGCCGGCCAGCGGCGCGGAGCCCTCGGCGGGGACGTGCTGGAGGATGTACTCGAGCACCTGGTACTCGGCGTCCGCCAGGCTGACGCCGTTCGGGATCTCGTCGATGAGCCCCGAGGTGACGTGCATGTTCGTCACGAACTCGTTCATGTTGTCGAGCGCCGACTGGTCCGGCTTGATGACGATGTCGAAGCCGGGGTGCACGGGCTCGAGGTCGAAGTCGGTGATGACCACGGCCACCTCGACGAGTTCGTCGACCTCGAGGTCGAGGCCGGTCATCTCGCAGTCGATCCAGACGAGGCGGTCATTCGCGGTTGCCATGTCCCCGATCCTATTCCCGCCCCGCGATCGTCCCGTACGTGCGGCCGCGCTCGCCGGTGCCGGCCCGACCGTGCCCGGCCGCGTCCGCTCGCGCCGGCCCGACCGCGCCCGGCCGCGTCCGCCCGTCCCAGCCCGTCCCGCCCGTCCCGCGAGCGGGCGGAATGCCGCGATCGCCCTGCGGACGCACCCGGATGTTCCGCCCGTTCGTCCGGGACGCGAGCCGCATGCGGTGCAGGCGACCGCCGGGAGGCTCGTGGCGACCCCGACGGGCCGCCCCGCGCCTCCAGGCGGTCGCCACCCACCCCGCCTGCCGCACCGATCCGGCCCGGTCCCGCGTCGTCGACGCGAGCGGGCGAAATGGCGAGGGCACCCTTCGAACGGACCGCGGTATTCCGCCCGCTCGCCGACAGCGGCCGCGCCGCGCTCCCGGCTTCGCACGGCTGCGTGCTGCCGAGCGGGCGGAATGCCGCGGTCGTCCTGCTGGCGCACCCGGATGTTCCGCCCGCTCGTCCGCGACGCGAGCCGCATGCATCGTGAAGCGACCGCCTGGAGGCCCGCGGCGACCCCGGCAGGCCGCCCCGCGCCTCCAGGCGGTCGCCCTCCACCCCGCCTGCCGCACGGTTCTCGCCAGCCCGCACGAGCGGGCGAAATGCCGGAGTTGCTCCGCGGTCGGGGCCGGGCATTTCGCCCGCTCGCGGGTGGGGCGTGGAACGAGG contains these protein-coding regions:
- a CDS encoding acyl-CoA dehydrogenase family protein; the encoded protein is MTAATTTDGRRTGLPADRLTTLRARFAPLFAAIRDGAVARELASGTPGDRPLPHDEVRALADAGFGRLRVPEDRGGFGVTLVELAHLVADLAAADSNIAHLWRGHFGYTELVLLRPDSAGRDEWLQRIVDGAVIGNATSERTGTTLADISTTVTPAGDALRLDGRKFYSTGTLYADWIYLAADRDGERVTFAVDATAPGVRSIDDWDGFGQRLTASGTTVFEGVAVDPSVVSAYRDAPLSHIQAFYQLYLLAVLAGIGQAVSDDAVAFVRPRTRTYIHANAAVPGEDPQVLAVLGRLSAGAFTARSLVAAAAGLLDGVVATNEPGVGVDRVLLDAAENAVYQAQVEVGPRVLRSASELFEVGGASAADRTRALDRHWRNARVVASHNPAVYKERMVGEYALHGRGPVGAWEKYHEVGPTRF
- a CDS encoding MFS transporter; amino-acid sequence: MPSQTTVTAPPGRPAAPSTTATRRRVALASFVGTTVEYYDFYLYATASALVFAPTFFPSVTPAVGVIASFATYGVGFVARPLGGVIAGHLGDRIGRKKLLVASLVLMGIASTLIGVIPSAATIGVGAVVALVFLRLLQGVAAGAEWGGSALLSVEHAPERHRGLFGAFTQMGSAGGMLLATGVFTLVRSTLGTEAFLAWGWRLPFLFSAVIVAVGLVIRLGVQDAPVFQELRAAGGVERFPVWQAIRQHPRSILVTAGLRLVQPALYSILTTYSLTYLGNVRGPAGSDAGLQAVLVISAVSLVSTPFWGWLSDRVGRRVLTIWSAAGIAVLIWPFFAFLDAGPLVLLPLVALIGMCVFHDSIYGPQAAWFAEQFPTGRRYSGMSLGYQIGSIFSVGLTPLLAAVFVQLGGGSPWILCGYLGVYAVLTIVAAVFAVDPRAVARREASTGTSAGARAGTGAGAAG
- a CDS encoding LLM class flavin-dependent oxidoreductase, whose protein sequence is MSDAPNRPLRFAAFVMNTTSHIQHGLWRHPDARQADFDDVTLWTDLARTLERGKFDAMFFADVVGTYGPGRGDYSTNLREGLQIPSNDPSVLLSALAVSTEHLGLAFTSSVIQAHPFDFARKVSTLDHITRGRIGWNVVTSALDSAARNFGADRLEEHDERYVWAEEYLEVCAKLWEGSWEDGAVLKDPVHGYADPDKVHRIDHHGTRYDVQGPHLSAPSPQRTPVLFQAGSSPAGRAFAARNAEAQFILTSNRDATEQLIRETRDLASTAGRRREDIAFFLGLTFVTGSTEAEAKAKEAEIDEYLAADGFLVHSNLGFDPDTGEPLDPDTPLSEVRTHAGQSHLQWLREAAGDREPTIADLARLSAKLRARVVGTPEQIADELADWQRVGVDGVNVINWTLPGSYEEFVDHIAPTLQERGLMQSEYREGTLREKLFGHAQLPDSHPARQWRGAFTGGASGVADAARGVEVTA
- a CDS encoding metallopeptidase family protein, which produces MEMSADDFEQLVTDELDLLPDEMVDGLDNVVFVVEDEPENGEELFGVYDGIAATERGQYGFGELPDRIVVFRKQHLAECDTLEELKDEVHTTLVHEIGHFYGIDDERLHELGWA